One stretch of Enoplosus armatus isolate fEnoArm2 chromosome 1, fEnoArm2.hap1, whole genome shotgun sequence DNA includes these proteins:
- the rhcga gene encoding rh family, C glycoprotein a, translating into MGNCLEGVGNFFGRQKNTNVRVSLPAVCFVWQFAMVVLFGVFIRYDEESDAHWVETKREHNITSDIENDFYFRYPSFQDVHVMIFVGFGFLMTFLKRYSFSGVGFNFLIASFGLQWALLMQGWFHTLDPNTGKIYIGVESLINADFCCAGSLIAYGALLGKVSPVQLLVVTLFGITLFAVEEYIILSLLHCRDAGGSMVIHAFGGYYGLAISWVLYRPNLHLSKRLNGSVYHSDVFAMIGTLFLWMFWPSFNSAITDHGDGQHRAAINTYIALASSVLTTVAISSMSQKRGKLDMVHIQNATLAGGVAMGTAAEFMITPYGSLIVGFCCGIISTFGYLFVTPFLEKYLKLQDTCGIHNLHALPGMLGGFVGAIVAAAATESVYSKEGLISTFDFEGEFANRSVGTQGGFQAAGTCVAIAFGLVGGAIVGFILRFPIWGDPADDNCYDDEVYWEVPEDEETIPPVLEYNNHMIHKHQDISESNFSVEQS; encoded by the exons ATGGGGAACTGTTTGGAGGGTGTTGGCAATTTTTTCGGCCGCCAAAAGAACACCAATGTGCGTGTTAGTCTGCCGGCTGTCTGCTTTGTCTGGCAGTTTGCTATGGTTGTGCTGTTTGGAGTTTTCATCCGGTACGATGAGGAGTCAGATGCACATTGGGTAGAGACCAAAAGGGAACACAACATCACCAGCGACATTGAAAATGACTTCTACTTCAGATATCCCA GCTTCCAGGACGTCCACGTCATGATCTTTGTTGGCTTTGGTTTCCTCATGACCTTCCTGAAACGCTACAGCTTCAGTGGTGTCGGCTTCAACTTCCTGATCGCCTCCTTTGGCCTGCAGTGGGCTCTTCTCATGCAAGGCTGGTTCCACACCCTTGACCCGAACACCGGAAAAATCTATATTGGAGTAGAGAG TCTGATCAACGCAGACTTCTGCTGTGCTGGCTCTCTGATTGCCTACGGTGCCCTCCTGGGAAAAGTAAGCCCTGTCCAGCTGCTGGTTGTCACCTTATTTGGCATCACACTGTTTGCTGTGGAGGAATACATCATCCTCAGCCTCCTTCAT TGCAGAGATGCTGGTGGTTCCATGGTCATTCACGCCTTCGGAGGGTACTATGGTTTGGCCATCTCCTGGGTCCTCTACCGACCAAACCTACACCTAAGCAAACGCCTCAATGGATCTGTCTACCACTCTGATGTGTTTGCCATGATTG GTACACTGTTCCTGTGGATGTTCTGGCCCAGTTTCAACTCAGCCATCACAGACCATGGCGACGGACAGCACAGAGCGGCCATCAACACTTACATTGCCCTCGCCTCCTCTGTTCTCACCACTGTGGCCATCTCCAGCATGTCTCAGAAGAGAGGAAAGCTGGACATG GTGCACATCCAGAATGCCACTCTGGCAGGTGGTGTTGCTATGGGAACAGCAGCAGAGTTCATGATCACTCCTTATGGTTCACTAATCGTGGGTTTCTGCTGTGGCATCATCTCCACCTTTGGCTACCTGTTTGTCACG CCCTTCTTGGAGAAATATCTCAAGCTACAGGACACATGTGGTATCCACAACCTGCACGCTCTCCCAGGGATGCTCGGCGGCTTCGTAGGCGCCATTGTTGCGGCGGCCGCCACTGAATCTGTCTATAGCAAAGAGGG GCTGATCAGCACATTTGACTTTGAAGGCGAGTTTGCAAACAGATCTGTAGGAACGCAGGGAGGCTTCCAGGCTGCTGGCACGTGTGTGGCAATTGCATTTGGACTTGTTGGAGGAGCGATTGTTG GTTTCATTCTGAGGTTCCCTATCTGGGGCGACCCTGCTGATGACAACTGCTATGATGATGAAGTTTACTGGGAG GTccctgaggatgaggagacCATCCCTCCTGTGTTGGAGTACAACAACCATATGATACACAAGCACCAAGACAT atCTGAGTCAAATTTCTCTGTGGAGCAAAGTTAG